Proteins co-encoded in one Cataglyphis hispanica isolate Lineage 1 chromosome 4, ULB_Chis1_1.0, whole genome shotgun sequence genomic window:
- the LOC126848708 gene encoding uncharacterized protein LOC126848708, producing MGSTDKAVITGFICRLCSKMNRFVIHIYGEEGERMKLAEKINTYLPITVNMNDPLPKTACLHCIERLEAHHELMEQIMFTRQRLDPDNKATTVASSSTTTLDTAPASSPPPC from the exons ATGGGTAGCACGGACAAGGCCGTAATCACGGGGTTCATATGCAGACTTTGCAGCAAGATGAATCGCTTCGTGATCCACATCTATGGGGAAGAGGGCGAAAGGATGAAGCTCGCCGAGAAGATAAACACTTACCTGCCGATCACG GTAAACATGAATGACCCGCTGCCAAAGACTGCATGTTTACATTGCATCGAACGATTAGAGGCGCATCACGAATTAATGGAACAGATCATGTTTACCAGACAGAGATTAGATCCTGATAATAAAGCGACCACAGTAGCATCCTCTTCTACGACAACCTTAGATACAGCTCCGGCATCTAGCCCACCTCCTTGTTGA